In the Malus domestica chromosome 16, GDT2T_hap1 genome, one interval contains:
- the LOC103403943 gene encoding heat stress transcription factor A-6b: protein MNLDQDPVSFSSSSAALDHPLPLERLYDQGPPAFLTKTYDIVDDPSTNHIVSWSRDNNSFVVLDPNSFAMSLLPRYFKHNNFSSFVRQLNTYGFRKVDTDRWEFANEAFLRGQKHLLKNIRRRKASHLPQASQKTLDSCVEVGRFGLDIEIDQLRRDKQVLMGELVKLRQQQQANRVYLQGMEDRLKRTELKQQHMLSFLARAMQNPNFVQQLSQHKDLRKELEEAVTKKRRRTIEKGPSNVEVDEFGQVGVETFVKVEPQEHGDISDQFEVSELDQFAIDMPGVSRSQNVHGDQECKERDEEHEGRGKDLDKGFWQDLFNENIDEEIGLLGVQEEDEEDVNVLIEELGFLAPSPK from the exons ATGAATCTTGATCAAGACCCAGTAAGCTTTTCGTCTTCGAGTGCGGCCCTTGATCATCCTCTGCCATTGGAGAGGCTCTATGACCAAGGTCCTCCGGCATTTCTCACCAAAACGTATGACATCGTCGATGACCCATCAACCAACCACATTGTTTCATGGAGCAGAGACAACAACAGCTTTGTTGTTTTGGATCCCAATAGCTTTGCCATGAGTCTTCTCCCCAGATATTTCAAGCACAACAATTTCTCCAGCTTTGTCAGGCAGCTCAACACCTAT GGATTTAGGAAGGTTGATACAGACAGATGGGAGTTTGCTAATGAAGCGTTTCTCAGAGGGCAAAAGCATCTTTTAAAGAATATCAGGAGGAGGAAGGCATCCCATCTTCCTCAGGCATCACAGAAAACTTTGGACTCTTGTGTAGAAGTTGGGAGGTTTGGATTGGACATAGAGATCGACCAGTTGAGGCGCGATAAACAAGTACTAATGGGGGAACTAGTGAAGCTTCGACAGCAACAGCAAGCTAATAGAGTTTACCTCCAAGGAATGGAAGATAGACTGAAAAGGACAGAGTTGAAACAGCAACATATGTTAAGTTTTTTGGCAAGGGCAATGCAGAATCCTAATTTTGTACAACAATTGTCTCAGCATAAGGACTTAAGGAAGGAACTGGAGGAAGCAGTTACCAAGAAGAGAAGGCGGACTATTGAGAAAGGGCCTAGTAATGTTGAGGTGGATGAATTTGGCCAAGTTGGAGTAGAGACATTTGTTAAAGTTGAACCACAAGAACATGGTGACATTTCTGATCAGTTTGAAGTTTCGGAGTTGGACCAATTTGCTATAGACATGCCGGGGGTAAGCAGAAGCCAAAATGTTCATGGTGACCAAGAATGTAAAGAGAGAGacgaagaacatgaaggtagaGGCAAAGACCTGGATAAGGGTTTTTGGCAAGACTTGTTCAATGAGAAtattgatgaagaaattggtTTGCTTGGTGTTCAagaagaggatgaggaagatGTCAATGTGTTAATTGAGGAGCTTGGTTTTTTAGCTCCCAGTCCAAAGTAA
- the LOC139192951 gene encoding uncharacterized protein isoform X1, with protein sequence MASGEMVSGVSDLRERTAEVQDVAKSKPKLKDLQASMETMEERLEKVERTILEFDTRLDEDVVDKEEIQTMVDNGKDKLRGLVEGLRDELLGALNTMADKMRREVQVHLDNIEARFVALQEEIKDTRELKGDVAFCKEAVVKQFVQGPREIKALDSKVIDSFKPKSYNGKREAKELDTFVWNVERYFKYLKLEDDESKISTATMFLADNALMWWRRRSMEIEQGTFSLTTWDEFKKDLMLHFYPQNAKYEAKEKLRWLKQTGSVKDYVNAFVSLLFEVPNMLEEDKLMYFLSGLQNWAKLELQRRHVQTLSDAIAAAESLIEFKSSHQGDSKSTGKRGNHERSGGEHKPKDKAETSKPKEKKADKHDKGKGKSWQPTCYLCDGPHMMRDCPQKKALKAMAFKEDKAEESNDATMGCIRLLNAIQTTLPQPKAQVGGGSLFVDVKTGDKTTRVLVDTGATHNFMTSEEATRLGLRVTKEPGSVKTVNSAATPIVGVARNVRVDIGTWKGKIDFTVVKIDDYGVVIGLEFMDKAEESNDATMGCIRLLNAIQTTLPQPKAQVGGGSLFVDVKTGDKTTRVLVDTGATHNFMTSEEATRLGLRVTKEPGSVKTVNSAATPIVGVARNVRVDIGTWKGKIDFTVVKIDDYGVVIGLEFMDKVRAFPIPFYNIFCILADGRQPCLVPLERQAKKCTQHLSAIQFAKSWKKGEATFLATLMLNEGEEKYGPLPKQVEDVLMEFADVMPKELPKKLPPRREVDHAIELEPGAKPPSKSPYRMSPPELEELRKQLNELLDAGYTGNSPAAFKTAKEWQLAHELARAHLDKASKKMKKWADRKRRNVEFQTGDQVFVKLNASQHKSTRGLHKSLLRKYEGPFPIIKKVGKAAHVVELPPRLKFHPVFHVSNLKPYHADDEEPSRGESHRAPPLMTEAFDKEVESIEAKRVVVRPRQPKHVEYFVKWKGLPYSEATWEKETSLWQYKDLIQTFERQESTRTSTT encoded by the exons ATGGCAAGTGGAGAGATGGTGTCCGGAGTCTCCGACCTAAGGGAGCGTACTGCCGAGGTCCAAGACGTTGCCAAGAGCAAGCCAAAGTTAAAAGACTTGCAAGCATCGATGGAGACCATGGAAGAGCGACTCGAGAAGGTGGAACGAACCATACTCGAGTTCGATACTCGACTTGATGAGGACGTTGTCGACAAGGAGGAAATCCAAACCATGGTGGACAATGGTAAGGATAAACTGCGTGGCTTGGTGGAAGGGCTACGAGATGAGCTCCTTGGCGCTCTCAACACCATGGCAGACAAGATGCGGAGGGAAGTCCAGGTTCACCTTGACAACATAGAGGCAAGGTTTGTGGCACTTCAAGAAGAGATAAAGGACAcaagggaacttaagggagatgtggcgttttgtaaagaagcagtcgtgaagcaattcgtgcAAGGGCCGAGGGAAATCAAGGCATTGGACTCAAAGGTAATCGactcctttaaacccaaatcctataatgggaagagggaagcaaaagagctcgacacattcgtgtggaacgtggagcgatacttcaagtacctgaagcttgaagatgacgagtccaaaatctcaacggcaaccatgttcttagctgacaatgcccttatgtggtggcgtcgtcggagcatggagattgagcaaggtacgttctctctcaccacttgggatgaatttaagaaagatcttatgttgcacttctatccccaaaatgccaagtacgaagccaaggagaaactaaggtggctcaagcaaacggggagcgtcaaagactatgtcaacgccttcgtgagcttgttattcgaggtgcccaacatgttagaggaagacaagctcatgtacttcctgagtggactgcaaaattgggcaaaactcgaactacaaaggagacacgtgcaaacattgtctgatgccattgccgccgccgaatccttgattgagtttaaatcaagccacCAAGGTGATTCCAAGTCCACGGGGAAGAGGGGTAACCATGAGAGAAGTGGGGGGGAACATAAGCCGAAGGACAAGGCCGAGACAAGCAAACCGAAAGAGAAGAAAGCCGATAAGCATGACAAAGGCAAGGGTAAGTCTTGGCAACCCACTTGTTACTTATGCGACGGCCCTCACATGATGCGAGATTGCCCACAAAAGAAGGCCCTTAAGGCCATGGCCTTCAAGGAGGACAAGGCCGAGGAGAGTAACGATGCAACGATGGGATGCATCCGTCTACTGAATGCCATCCAGACAACCCTCCCACAACCTAAGGCTCAAGTTGGGGGAGGATCATTGTTCGTCGACGTCAAGACTGGTGACAAGACGACGCGTGTGTTGGTGGACACGGGAGCAACACACAACTTCATGACGTCGGAGGAAGCCACAAGGCTTGGCCTCCGAGTCACAAAGGAGCCCGGTAGCGTGAAGACGGTAAATTCCGCTGCCACCCCCATTGTTGGAGTTGCGCGCAATGTACGAGTAGACATTGGCACATGGAAGGGAAAGATCGACTTCACCGTAGTCAAGATAGACGACTATGGCGTAGTCATTGGGTTAGAGTTCATGGACAAG GCCGAGGAGAGTAACGATGCAACGATGGGATGCATCCGTCTACTGAATGCCATCCAGACAACCCTCCCACAACCTAAGGCTCAAGTTGGGGGAGGATCATTGTTCGTCGACGTCAAGACTGGTGACAAGACGACGCGTGTGTTGGTGGACACGGGAGCAACACACAACTTCATGACGTCGGAGGAAGCCACAAGGCTTGGCCTCCGAGTCACAAAGGAGCCCGGTAGCGTGAAGACGGTAAATTCCGCTGCCACCCCCATTGTTGGAGTTGCGCGCAATGTACGAGTAGACATTGGCACATGGAAGGGAAAGATCGACTTCACCGTAGTCAAGATAGACGACTATGGCGTAGTCATTGGGTTAGAGTTCATGGACAAGGTACGAGCCTTTCCCATTCCCTTCTACAATATTTTCTGTATCCTGGCCGACGGAAGACAACCTTGCCTGGTGCCATTGGAAAGGCAAGCCAAGAAGTGTACCCAGCACTTGTCGGCAATTCAATTTGCCAAGTCTTGGAAGAAAGGCGAGGCCACATTTCTTGCAACCCTAATGTTGAATGAAGGGGAGGAGAAGTACGGGCCTTTGCCAAAACAAGTGGAAGACGTCCTTATGGAGTTTGCGGACGTGATGCCTAAGGAACTGCCAAAGAAGTTGCCACCAAGGAGAGAGGTCGACCATGCGATTGAGTTGGAGCCTGGTGCTAAGCCTCCCTCCAAATCACCTTATAGGATGTCGCCACCCGAgttggaggaattgaggaagcaactcaacgagctacttgatgctggctacacggggaatagtccagccgctttcaaaaccgctaaggagtggcaattagcccacgaacttgctcgagctcatttggataaggcttcaaagaagatgaagaaatgggcGGATCGAAAACGAAGGAATGTGGAGTTCCAAACTGGCGACCAAGTCTTTGTGAAGCTCAATGCGTCTCAGCACAAGAGTACTCGTGGCTTGCACAAGAGCTTGTTGCGGAAATATGAGGGACCATTCCCTATCATCAAGAAGGTTGGCAAAGCCGCGCATGTTGTGGAACTCCCACCCCGCCTCAAGTTTCACCCGGTGTTCCATGTGAGCAACTTGAAGCCTTATCATGCGGACGATGAGGAACCAAGTCGAGGTGAGTCTCATCGAGCACCCCCTTTGATGACGGAGGCATTTGACAAAGAAGTGGAGAGCATTGAAGCCAAGCGTGTCGTGGTGCGACCAAGAcaaccaaagcatgtggagtactttgtcaaatggaaggggctaccatactccgaagcaacatgggagaaggagacgtccttatggcaatataaggacttgattcagacattcgagaggcaagagtcgacgaggacgtcgacaacttaa
- the LOC139192951 gene encoding uncharacterized protein isoform X2, translating to MASGEMVSGVSDLRERTAEVQDVAKSKPKLKDLQASMETMEERLEKVERTILEFDTRLDEDVVDKEEIQTMVDNGKDKLRGLVEGLRDELLGALNTMADKMRREVQVHLDNIEARFVALQEEIKDTRELKGDVAFCKEAVVKQFVQGPREIKALDSKVIDSFKPKSYNGKREAKELDTFVWNVERYFKYLKLEDDESKISTATMFLADNALMWWRRRSMEIEQGTFSLTTWDEFKKDLMLHFYPQNAKYEAKEKLRWLKQTGSVKDYVNAFVSLLFEVPNMLEEDKLMYFLSGLQNWAKLELQRRHVQTLSDAIAAAESLIEFKSSHQGDSKSTGKRGNHERSGGEHKPKDKAETSKPKEKKADKHDKGKGKSWQPTCYLCDGPHMMRDCPQKKALKAMAFKEDKAETSKPKEKKADKHDKGKGKSWQPTCYLCDGPHMMRDCPQKKVLKAMAFKEDKAEESNDATMGCIRLLNAIQTTLPQPKAQVGGGSLFVDVKTGDKTTRVLVDTGATHNFMTSEEATRLGLRVTKEPGSVKTVNSAATPIVGVARNVRVDIGTWKGKIDFTVVKIDDYGVVIGLEFMDKVRAFPIPFYNIFCILADGRQPCLVPLERQAKKCTQHLSAIQFAKSWKKGEATFLATLMLNEGEEKYGPLPKQVEDVLMEFADVMPKELPKKLPPRREVDHAIELEPGAKPPSKSPYRMSPPELEELRKQLNELLDAGYTGNSPAAFKTAKEWQLAHELARAHLDKASKKMKKWADRKRRNVEFQTGDQVFVKLNASQHKSTRGLHKSLLRKYEGPFPIIKKVGKAAHVVELPPRLKFHPVFHVSNLKPYHADDEEPSRGESHRAPPLMTEAFDKEVESIEAKRVVVRPRQPKHVEYFVKWKGLPYSEATWEKETSLWQYKDLIQTFERQESTRTSTT from the exons ATGGCAAGTGGAGAGATGGTGTCCGGAGTCTCCGACCTAAGGGAGCGTACTGCCGAGGTCCAAGACGTTGCCAAGAGCAAGCCAAAGTTAAAAGACTTGCAAGCATCGATGGAGACCATGGAAGAGCGACTCGAGAAGGTGGAACGAACCATACTCGAGTTCGATACTCGACTTGATGAGGACGTTGTCGACAAGGAGGAAATCCAAACCATGGTGGACAATGGTAAGGATAAACTGCGTGGCTTGGTGGAAGGGCTACGAGATGAGCTCCTTGGCGCTCTCAACACCATGGCAGACAAGATGCGGAGGGAAGTCCAGGTTCACCTTGACAACATAGAGGCAAGGTTTGTGGCACTTCAAGAAGAGATAAAGGACAcaagggaacttaagggagatgtggcgttttgtaaagaagcagtcgtgaagcaattcgtgcAAGGGCCGAGGGAAATCAAGGCATTGGACTCAAAGGTAATCGactcctttaaacccaaatcctataatgggaagagggaagcaaaagagctcgacacattcgtgtggaacgtggagcgatacttcaagtacctgaagcttgaagatgacgagtccaaaatctcaacggcaaccatgttcttagctgacaatgcccttatgtggtggcgtcgtcggagcatggagattgagcaaggtacgttctctctcaccacttgggatgaatttaagaaagatcttatgttgcacttctatccccaaaatgccaagtacgaagccaaggagaaactaaggtggctcaagcaaacggggagcgtcaaagactatgtcaacgccttcgtgagcttgttattcgaggtgcccaacatgttagaggaagacaagctcatgtacttcctgagtggactgcaaaattgggcaaaactcgaactacaaaggagacacgtgcaaacattgtctgatgccattgccgccgccgaatccttgattgagtttaaatcaagccacCAAGGTGATTCCAAGTCCACGGGGAAGAGGGGTAACCATGAGAGAAGTGGGGGGGAACATAAGCCGAAGGACAAGGCCGAGACAAGCAAACCGAAAGAGAAGAAAGCCGATAAGCATGACAAAGGCAAGGGTAAGTCTTGGCAACCCACTTGTTACTTATGCGACGGCCCTCACATGATGCGAGATTGCCCACAAAAGAAGGCCCTTAAGGCCATGGCCTTCAAGGAGGACAAG GCCGAGACAAGCAAACCGAAAGAGAAGAAAGCCGATAAGCATGACAAAGGCAAGGGTAAGTCTTGGCAACCCACTTGTTACTTATGCGACGGCCCTCACATGATGCGAGATTGCCCACAAAAGAAGGTCCTTAAGGCCATGGCCTTCAAGGAGGACAAGGCCGAGGAGAGTAACGATGCAACGATGGGATGCATCCGTCTACTGAATGCCATCCAGACAACCCTCCCACAACCTAAGGCTCAAGTTGGGGGAGGATCATTGTTCGTCGACGTCAAGACTGGTGACAAGACGACGCGTGTGTTGGTGGACACGGGAGCAACACACAACTTCATGACGTCGGAGGAAGCCACAAGGCTTGGCCTCCGAGTCACAAAGGAGCCCGGTAGCGTGAAGACGGTAAATTCCGCTGCCACCCCCATTGTTGGAGTTGCGCGCAATGTACGAGTAGACATTGGCACATGGAAGGGAAAGATCGACTTCACCGTAGTCAAGATAGACGACTATGGCGTAGTCATTGGGTTAGAGTTCATGGACAAGGTACGAGCCTTTCCCATTCCCTTCTACAATATTTTCTGTATCCTGGCCGACGGAAGACAACCTTGCCTGGTGCCATTGGAAAGGCAAGCCAAGAAGTGTACCCAGCACTTGTCGGCAATTCAATTTGCCAAGTCTTGGAAGAAAGGCGAGGCCACATTTCTTGCAACCCTAATGTTGAATGAAGGGGAGGAGAAGTACGGGCCTTTGCCAAAACAAGTGGAAGACGTCCTTATGGAGTTTGCGGACGTGATGCCTAAGGAACTGCCAAAGAAGTTGCCACCAAGGAGAGAGGTCGACCATGCGATTGAGTTGGAGCCTGGTGCTAAGCCTCCCTCCAAATCACCTTATAGGATGTCGCCACCCGAgttggaggaattgaggaagcaactcaacgagctacttgatgctggctacacggggaatagtccagccgctttcaaaaccgctaaggagtggcaattagcccacgaacttgctcgagctcatttggataaggcttcaaagaagatgaagaaatgggcGGATCGAAAACGAAGGAATGTGGAGTTCCAAACTGGCGACCAAGTCTTTGTGAAGCTCAATGCGTCTCAGCACAAGAGTACTCGTGGCTTGCACAAGAGCTTGTTGCGGAAATATGAGGGACCATTCCCTATCATCAAGAAGGTTGGCAAAGCCGCGCATGTTGTGGAACTCCCACCCCGCCTCAAGTTTCACCCGGTGTTCCATGTGAGCAACTTGAAGCCTTATCATGCGGACGATGAGGAACCAAGTCGAGGTGAGTCTCATCGAGCACCCCCTTTGATGACGGAGGCATTTGACAAAGAAGTGGAGAGCATTGAAGCCAAGCGTGTCGTGGTGCGACCAAGAcaaccaaagcatgtggagtactttgtcaaatggaaggggctaccatactccgaagcaacatgggagaaggagacgtccttatggcaatataaggacttgattcagacattcgagaggcaagagtcgacgaggacgtcgacaacttaa